One stretch of Microcoleus sp. FACHB-672 DNA includes these proteins:
- a CDS encoding B12-binding domain-containing radical SAM protein, translating to MRVLLVYPLFPKTFWSYEKILELVNRKVLLPPLGLVTVAAILPQEWEFKLVDRNIRFVTEEDWAWADIVILSAMIVQKVDLLEQIREAKRRGKRVAVGGPYPTSVPCEATEAGADYLILDEGEITLPMFVEAIQKGETQGIFRSGGEKPDVTSTPVPRFDLLEFDAYDSMSVQFSRGCPFQCEFCDIIVLYGRKPRTKTPAQLLAELDYLYELGWRRSVFMVDDNFIGNKRNVKLLLKELKVWQAEHKYPFRFNTEASIDLAEDPELMQLMLECYFDAVFVGIETPDEESLQLTKKFQNTRSSLIDAVQTIMRAGLRPMAGFIIGFDGEKSGAGDRIVRFAELAAIPSTTFAMLQALPHTALWNRLEKEGRMRNKDGNINQTTLMNFIPTRPLEEIAREYVEAFWQLYDPKLFLDRTYRCFLMMGAPVCKLPFKWPSWVDVRAFLIVCWRQGFKRNTRWIFWHHLFSIIKRNPAVWEHYLTVCAHNEHFLEYRQIVRDEIEAQVAEFLANEAEHKLTEAEVPAKLAS from the coding sequence ATGCGGGTTTTGCTAGTCTATCCTCTATTTCCCAAAACGTTCTGGTCTTACGAGAAAATCCTAGAACTTGTGAATCGCAAGGTTTTGCTACCGCCTTTAGGTTTAGTGACAGTGGCAGCAATCTTGCCTCAGGAGTGGGAATTTAAGCTGGTTGATCGCAACATTCGCTTTGTCACTGAGGAAGACTGGGCATGGGCAGACATTGTCATTCTTTCTGCGATGATTGTCCAGAAAGTTGATTTGCTTGAACAAATTCGTGAAGCCAAGCGGCGCGGCAAGCGAGTCGCAGTCGGTGGTCCTTATCCAACTTCGGTTCCCTGTGAAGCCACAGAAGCCGGTGCGGATTATCTGATTTTGGATGAAGGGGAAATCACGCTGCCGATGTTTGTCGAGGCGATTCAAAAAGGTGAGACGCAAGGAATTTTCCGATCTGGCGGTGAGAAGCCGGATGTGACAAGCACCCCCGTTCCGCGTTTCGATTTGCTGGAATTCGACGCCTATGATTCCATGTCGGTTCAGTTCTCTCGCGGCTGTCCGTTCCAGTGTGAATTCTGCGACATTATTGTACTCTATGGTCGCAAACCCCGCACCAAAACACCGGCACAGTTGCTAGCCGAGTTGGATTATCTCTATGAATTAGGCTGGCGGCGCAGTGTGTTCATGGTAGATGACAACTTTATTGGCAACAAACGCAATGTTAAGTTGTTGCTGAAAGAGTTAAAAGTCTGGCAAGCTGAACATAAATATCCGTTCCGATTTAATACAGAAGCATCCATTGACCTCGCAGAAGACCCGGAACTGATGCAGCTGATGTTAGAGTGCTATTTTGATGCGGTGTTTGTGGGGATTGAAACGCCGGATGAAGAAAGTTTACAACTAACCAAGAAATTTCAAAACACGCGCAGTTCGCTGATTGATGCTGTGCAGACAATTATGCGTGCTGGGCTGCGACCAATGGCTGGATTTATTATTGGCTTTGATGGGGAAAAATCGGGTGCTGGTGATCGGATTGTCCGATTTGCAGAGCTGGCAGCAATTCCTAGCACAACGTTTGCCATGTTGCAAGCGTTGCCGCATACCGCACTGTGGAACCGGCTGGAAAAAGAAGGACGGATGCGGAACAAAGATGGCAACATCAATCAAACCACATTGATGAATTTTATTCCCACCCGGCCTTTAGAAGAGATTGCCAGGGAATATGTGGAAGCGTTCTGGCAGTTGTACGATCCGAAGCTATTTCTGGATCGCACCTATCGCTGTTTCTTGATGATGGGTGCGCCGGTGTGCAAACTTCCGTTTAAATGGCCCAGTTGGGTGGATGTACGCGCTTTCTTGATTGTCTGCTGGCGTCAGGGTTTCAAGCGCAATACTCGCTGGATATTCTGGCATCACCTATTTAGCATCATTAAGCGCAATCCGGCGGTGTGGGAGCATTACCTGACAGTGTGCGCTCACAACGAGCATTTCTTAGAATACCGGCAGATTGTGCGCGATGAAATTGAAGCACAGGTGGCTGAGTTTCTGGCAAATGAGGCGGAACACAAACTTACCGAAGCCGAGGTGCCGGCGAAACTAGCAAGTTAA
- a CDS encoding TIGR04222 domain-containing membrane protein — protein sequence MKYSVHREARVMNPQQSQLYQQIQAFSLDDPDAKWCFSRRLAKEKGWSDRYTQRVIAEYKKFAFLAVAAGHPVSPSEPVDQVWHLHLTYTRSYWQEFCSQILQMPLHHEPSRGGSSERDKYNDWYKKTLASYERFFGYAPPNDIWLPLHIHASHSKQFVQVNRQQNWIVPKPSLNFLPKIDWNQPAFLAVLFVLTLAVSGCASSLQSGTFPNPLNLTGPTFLALYVFLGLVSIILGVLLGHYLRLPGGNSTVELDLYETAYLSAGQHHTVDTAIASLVQREQVEPHTGCRLVLTTTLEQIDHPLEQAVAAAIETYGNIYQVRTATAVTAAVEQIRERLQQLQLLLNQKQADFVRIFSAIPIFSLLALGVTKIFVGLYHGKPIGLLLFLCILTAFIGSIFLSSSPFRSRLGDHVLVNIQSHLGRPTVASTTDPQLPRAFAVLGAGVLAGTTLVGLKEVFIPPVAVSSSAGGGDGGGGGGDDGGCGGGGGCGGCGGCGGCGG from the coding sequence ATGAAATATAGCGTTCACCGGGAAGCTAGAGTTATGAACCCGCAGCAAAGCCAACTTTATCAACAAATCCAAGCATTTTCCCTCGACGATCCCGATGCGAAATGGTGTTTTAGCCGGCGACTGGCAAAAGAAAAGGGCTGGAGTGATCGCTACACTCAGCGAGTGATTGCGGAATACAAAAAGTTTGCGTTTCTGGCAGTCGCGGCAGGACATCCGGTTTCCCCATCTGAGCCGGTTGATCAAGTCTGGCATTTGCATTTAACTTACACGCGATCTTACTGGCAAGAATTTTGTTCTCAGATTTTACAAATGCCACTGCATCATGAACCTTCTCGCGGAGGTAGCAGTGAACGCGATAAATATAACGATTGGTACAAAAAAACACTTGCCAGTTACGAGCGTTTTTTTGGGTATGCACCCCCTAATGATATCTGGCTTCCCTTGCACATTCATGCCAGTCACAGCAAGCAATTCGTGCAAGTCAACCGGCAACAGAATTGGATTGTGCCGAAGCCAAGTTTGAATTTCTTGCCCAAGATTGACTGGAATCAGCCGGCATTCTTGGCAGTGCTATTTGTTTTAACCCTTGCTGTAAGCGGCTGTGCTTCTTCCCTACAATCAGGCACTTTCCCCAATCCGCTTAACCTAACGGGGCCAACCTTTTTGGCACTATATGTATTTTTAGGGCTTGTCAGCATCATCTTGGGAGTCCTGCTGGGCCATTATCTGCGACTGCCGGGTGGCAACTCTACTGTTGAACTGGATTTGTATGAAACTGCCTACCTCAGCGCCGGACAACACCACACCGTGGATACGGCAATTGCCAGCCTTGTACAGCGCGAACAAGTGGAACCGCATACAGGCTGCCGGCTTGTCCTCACAACGACCTTAGAGCAGATTGATCACCCACTAGAACAAGCCGTTGCCGCAGCAATTGAAACCTATGGAAATATTTATCAGGTGAGAACAGCGACTGCGGTTACTGCTGCGGTTGAGCAAATTCGTGAACGCTTACAGCAATTGCAACTGCTGCTGAATCAAAAGCAAGCTGATTTTGTTCGGATCTTTTCAGCAATTCCTATTTTCTCTTTGTTGGCACTCGGCGTTACCAAAATTTTCGTGGGACTCTATCACGGCAAGCCAATAGGGTTGCTGCTGTTTCTGTGCATTCTCACCGCCTTCATTGGGTCAATTTTTCTATCTTCATCGCCGTTTCGTAGCCGATTAGGCGATCACGTACTCGTGAATATTCAAAGTCATTTGGGACGTCCAACAGTTGCTAGCACCACTGATCCGCAACTTCCAAGGGCGTTTGCTGTACTGGGCGCTGGCGTCTTAGCCGGCACCACACTTGTCGGTTTAAAAGAAGTTTTCATTCCTCCTGTGGCTGTTAGCAGTAGTGCCGGTGGCGGTGATGGTGGCGGCGGCGGCGGTGATGATGGTGGCTGTGGTGGTGGCGGTGGCTGCGGTGGCTGCGGCGGCTGCGGCGGCTGTGGCGGCTGA
- a CDS encoding serine/threonine protein kinase produces the protein MIGQVLGERYQIQQQLSKKPGRETFLAFDLVTQQLVVVKILKFGGDLEWDHLKLFEREAQILQTLSQPTIPKYLNGFDLDLPTCKGFVLVQTYIKAVSLEAHLKAGRTFSESEVKQLAEKLLEILIYLHEQKPPIIHRDIKPSNILLNNRSGNNVGNVYLVDFGSVQNLAAVEGGTFTVVGTYGYMPVEQFGGRAVPASDLYSLGATLIYLMTRVHPSDLPQKDFRIQFEQVTELSLEFSRWLRKIVEPSLDKRFTSAQVALQALKQPNLIDSAPLIPRKPAGSNLLLTKSAAELQIIIPSFLQVVLSNFFKFNWSLPIIIKKMFVGLHIIIEKIVSFAVFIVLFGWMFIGSLVAGIYFYPLMGWVILGFLFFIAIHKLFYKVRLQINQEKIYFIQKILGFQIMTSSLRKDIIKIERICPHVKIIESPDSFSSNLVRSSIVVWAGTQKYELTNLTEPELDWLAYELSEWLELPIEIRQVHTVKSTS, from the coding sequence ATGATTGGGCAGGTGTTAGGCGAGCGATACCAAATTCAACAGCAACTCAGTAAAAAACCCGGACGAGAAACCTTTCTGGCGTTTGATCTCGTAACGCAGCAACTCGTGGTTGTCAAAATTCTGAAATTTGGTGGGGACTTGGAATGGGATCACCTGAAGTTGTTTGAGCGAGAAGCGCAAATCTTACAAACGCTTTCGCAGCCGACAATTCCTAAATACCTCAATGGGTTTGATCTCGATTTACCCACTTGCAAAGGCTTTGTTTTAGTTCAAACTTACATCAAAGCTGTTTCTTTAGAAGCTCATTTAAAAGCTGGCCGTACCTTCAGCGAGTCAGAGGTGAAACAACTTGCTGAAAAGCTCTTAGAAATCCTGATTTACTTACACGAACAAAAGCCACCGATTATTCACCGAGATATAAAACCGAGCAATATTCTGCTGAATAACCGTTCAGGTAATAATGTGGGGAACGTGTATTTGGTTGATTTTGGTTCTGTACAGAATTTGGCAGCGGTGGAAGGAGGAACTTTTACAGTTGTGGGAACCTATGGTTATATGCCGGTGGAACAATTTGGCGGGCGGGCAGTACCGGCTTCTGATTTGTATAGTCTGGGGGCAACGTTAATTTATTTAATGACAAGAGTGCATCCCTCTGATTTGCCGCAAAAAGATTTTCGCATTCAATTTGAACAAGTAACGGAGCTAAGTTTAGAATTCAGTCGCTGGTTGAGAAAGATAGTAGAACCGAGTTTGGATAAACGTTTTACTTCGGCTCAGGTAGCTTTGCAAGCGTTGAAGCAACCCAATTTAATCGATTCTGCACCGTTGATTCCTAGAAAGCCGGCAGGTAGCAATCTATTACTTACCAAGAGTGCAGCCGAACTGCAAATTATTATTCCATCATTTCTACAAGTAGTATTATCTAATTTTTTTAAATTCAATTGGTCATTGCCGATTATTATCAAAAAAATGTTTGTTGGTTTACATATTATCATCGAAAAAATAGTTTCATTTGCGGTTTTTATTGTTCTCTTTGGTTGGATGTTTATCGGTTCTTTGGTGGCAGGCATTTATTTTTATCCTTTGATGGGCTGGGTAATACTAGGTTTTTTGTTCTTTATTGCTATTCATAAATTATTTTACAAAGTTCGGTTACAAATAAATCAAGAAAAAATTTACTTTATTCAAAAAATTCTTGGATTTCAAATAATGACTTCATCTCTGAGAAAAGATATTATCAAAATTGAGCGAATTTGTCCTCATGTAAAAATTATAGAAAGCCCAGACAGTTTTTCATCTAATCTTGTTCGCAGCTCAATTGTGGTTTGGGCCGGCACCCAGAAATATGAACTGACAAATTTGACAGAGCCAGAACTAGATTGGTTGGCTTATGAGTTGAGTGAATGGTTAGAGTTACCTATCGAAATCCGCCAAGTACATACAGTAAAATCTACTAGCTAA